The Rhodospirillaceae bacterium genomic sequence CCACATGCCCTGCTCGTCGTAGAGCGGCATTGCTCTCCCGGATGATGAGGGCGCAGCATCTGCTGTTCCTGCAGGCCGACATGGGAGTGCATCCAATGGGTGCCGGCATCACGGGTGGCGAAATCATAGTCAACGGTATCACCGGGCTTCAGGGGCGGGCCGGAGAGCATGGGCACACCATCCTGCGCCAGAGGCGGCGTCAGGCCGTGCCAATGCACCATGGTCTCTTCCGACAGACCGTTGGTGAGGCGCGCGGCGAAGCGCCCGTTGAAGACCATGTTCACGCCGTGGCGGCCCTGGTC encodes the following:
- a CDS encoding multicopper oxidase domain-containing protein yields the protein MAHVFDTRLNRRGLLTGTAALAAAASLPHPAHAAAHIANLRVSTRVLEVKGKAATVMGILDDQGRHGVNMVFNGRFAARLTNGLSEETMVHWHGLTPPLAQDGVPMLSGPPLKPGDTVDYDFATRDAGTHWMHSHVGLQEQQMLRPHHPGEQCRSTTSRACGDAA